The following are encoded together in the Culex pipiens pallens isolate TS chromosome 1, TS_CPP_V2, whole genome shotgun sequence genome:
- the LOC120426176 gene encoding histone-lysine N-methyltransferase SETD1-like, translated as MSMLYNFLTRGFDAEDDQYIRQSYELMLGDDTDIKQHSMGSVRTQSICKIDPREKAKYKYLHLCGTAAGNHLKNIETTKAVTKMQVGQVVRPSVTDLRETKYEAIGISSTYLFRIDMETIIDATKCGNLARFLNHSCNPNCYTKVNTIESEKKIVIYSKQPIGVNEEITYDYKVPLEDENISFY; from the exons ATGTCCATGCTGTACAATTTCCTGACGCGCGGGTTTGACGCCGAGGACGATCAGTACATCCGGCAAAGCTACGAACTGATGCTCGGTGATGACACCGACATCAAGCAGCACTCGATGGGGTCGGTGCGAACGCAAAGCATCTGCAAGATAGACCCGCGGGAAAAGGCCAAATACAAGTACCTCCATCTGTGCGGTACGGCAGCCGGAAACCACCTGAAGAACATCGAAACGACCAAGGCCGTCACCAAGATGCAGGTGGGCCAGGTGGTCCGCCCGTCGGTGACGGATCTGCGCGAGACCAAATACGAAGCGATCGGCATCAGCAGCACGTACCTGTTCCGGATCGACATGGAGACCATCATCGACGCAACCAAGTGCGGCAACCTGGCCCGGTTCCTCAACCACAGTTGCAAT CCCAACTGCTACACCAAGGTCAACACGATCGAGTCGGAGAAGAAGATTGTGATCTACTCGAAGCAGCCGATCGGCGTCAACGAGGAGATCACGTACGACTACAAGGTCCCGCTCGAGGACGagaatatttcattttattga